A section of the Chryseobacterium scophthalmum genome encodes:
- a CDS encoding YegP family protein yields MGKFTISKRKNDEYQFNLNAGNGEIILTSEGYTTKANCHKGIESVRINSQDDSRYDRRAAVNEKDYFVLKARNGEIIGKSQYYSSKSSMEIGINSVKTNVPTAEIIDETL; encoded by the coding sequence ATGGGAAAATTTACGATCAGCAAAAGAAAAAATGATGAATATCAATTTAATCTGAATGCCGGAAACGGTGAAATCATCTTAACCAGCGAAGGTTACACTACAAAAGCAAACTGCCATAAAGGAATTGAATCTGTAAGAATCAATTCACAGGATGATTCAAGATACGACAGAAGAGCTGCTGTAAACGAGAAAGATTACTTCGTATTGAAGGCAAGAAACGGTGAAATCATTGGAAAAAGTCAGTATTACAGTTCAAAATCGAGCATGGAAATCGGAATTAATTCTGTAAAAACCAATGTTCCAACCGCTGAAATCATTGATGAAACTCTTTAA
- a CDS encoding TM2 domain-containing protein, which translates to MKSKFTTAIFALFLGGLGIHRFYLGQNGKGILYLIFCWTFIPALIALFDFFAFIFMSEDSFNYKYNIRTGF; encoded by the coding sequence ATGAAATCAAAATTTACTACCGCAATATTTGCTTTATTTTTAGGCGGGTTAGGCATTCACAGATTCTATTTAGGGCAAAATGGTAAAGGAATATTATATCTTATTTTTTGCTGGACATTTATTCCTGCATTGATTGCACTATTTGATTTTTTCGCCTTCATTTTTATGTCTGAAGATAGTTTTAATTATAAATATAATATCCGCACGGGGTTTTA
- a CDS encoding type I restriction endonuclease — MDLKIKLEQLHQKVVGLKEQITTEEATKNAFVMPFIQILGYDIFNPTEVVPEHVCDIGTKKGEKVDYVIKNNDEPIFIIECKHWKESADAHNSQLHRYYHVSKTRFGVLTNGIVYNFYTDLEKPNIMDEKPFFTINIEDIKDSSIKILESFTKKDYNLESILDSAEALKYIKAIRKEFEKEIENPSDELVKLLVNRFFEKPLTANRMISFKEYAKKALTTSINESISFRLKSALSINEQIEKQDDDIKTSQSIDENNDSKIVTTEEELEGFQIVKAILREKIPSSRIAYRDTLSYFGILLDDNNRKPLCRLHFNTANKYLETFHNGKDAGEKILLNNLDEIYNYKVELLKTLENYN, encoded by the coding sequence ATGGATCTTAAAATTAAACTTGAGCAATTACATCAAAAAGTAGTTGGGTTAAAAGAGCAGATCACTACAGAAGAAGCCACCAAAAATGCTTTTGTAATGCCTTTTATACAAATTTTGGGTTATGATATTTTCAATCCTACAGAAGTCGTTCCGGAGCATGTTTGTGATATTGGAACCAAGAAAGGTGAAAAAGTAGATTACGTCATTAAAAATAATGACGAACCCATTTTTATTATCGAATGTAAACACTGGAAAGAAAGTGCAGATGCACACAATTCTCAGCTTCACAGATATTATCATGTTTCGAAAACGAGATTTGGTGTTCTTACCAACGGAATTGTTTACAACTTCTACACAGATCTTGAAAAACCAAATATTATGGATGAAAAGCCTTTTTTCACCATCAATATTGAAGATATAAAAGACAGTTCGATTAAGATTCTGGAAAGCTTCACCAAAAAAGATTACAATCTTGAAAGCATCCTGGATTCTGCAGAAGCATTAAAATACATCAAAGCCATTAGAAAAGAGTTTGAAAAAGAGATTGAAAATCCTTCTGATGAATTGGTCAAACTATTAGTCAACCGTTTTTTTGAAAAGCCTTTAACCGCAAACCGAATGATTTCGTTTAAAGAATATGCAAAAAAAGCGTTGACAACTTCCATTAATGAATCGATCAGCTTCAGACTAAAATCTGCATTAAGCATCAATGAACAAATTGAAAAGCAGGATGATGATATAAAAACATCTCAATCCATCGACGAGAATAATGATTCTAAAATTGTAACTACAGAAGAAGAGTTGGAAGGTTTTCAGATTGTGAAAGCAATTTTGAGAGAGAAAATTCCGTCTTCAAGGATCGCGTATAGAGATACTTTGTCTTATTTCGGGATTTTACTGGATGATAATAATCGAAAACCACTTTGCAGATTACACTTTAATACCGCCAATAAATATCTCGAAACATTTCATAACGGAAAAGATGCCGGAGAAAAGATTTTACTGAATAATCTGGATGAAATCTATAATTACAAGGTAGAACTTCTGAAAACATTAGAAAATTACAACTAA
- the yidD gene encoding membrane protein insertion efficiency factor YidD, which produces MKYLLLLIIKSYWFIIPASKRRKCIFRKSCSKHAYEETISKGIISGLKALKYRFENCRSGAQIFENPITGKLQIILLNNQILDEKEISERFIKK; this is translated from the coding sequence ATGAAATATCTTCTACTATTAATCATTAAATCTTATTGGTTTATAATTCCTGCTTCAAAAAGAAGAAAGTGCATTTTCAGAAAGAGTTGTTCAAAACATGCTTATGAAGAAACAATAAGTAAAGGAATTATTTCAGGATTAAAAGCTCTTAAATATAGGTTTGAAAATTGTAGATCAGGAGCTCAAATTTTTGAAAACCCAATAACAGGAAAACTTCAAATCATTTTACTAAATAATCAAATTCTTGATGAAAAAGAAATTTCAGAAAGATTTATAAAAAAATAA
- a CDS encoding ROK family protein — MSVVDLSKEVALGIDIGGTNTKFGLVNHRGQILTKGSLPTDQYSTPEAFVDALHEQIQPLIDEHCEGGIEGIGVGAPNANYYRGTIELAPNLPWRGIINFAELMTAKFNSPCKMTNDANAAALGEMMYGAARGMKDFIMITLGTGVGSGIVSGGNLIYGHDGFAGELGHTIVKPGGRKHWSTGSEGSLEAYASATGIAITAKKMRAEFPDSMLNQYPEEAINSKTVHECALKEDPVAVEVFRYTGQKLGEALANFVMFSSPEAILLFGGVIKAGDFILKPAKLHMERNLLPIFRSKVRLVFSELDEADAAILGASALVWEK, encoded by the coding sequence ATGTCAGTAGTAGATTTGTCAAAAGAGGTTGCATTAGGTATCGATATCGGTGGAACCAATACGAAGTTTGGTCTTGTGAATCACAGAGGTCAGATTTTAACCAAAGGCTCTTTGCCAACCGATCAATACAGCACGCCTGAAGCATTTGTAGATGCTCTTCACGAGCAGATCCAGCCATTGATCGATGAACATTGTGAAGGTGGAATTGAAGGTATCGGTGTAGGAGCTCCCAACGCAAACTATTACAGAGGAACAATAGAACTTGCTCCCAATCTTCCCTGGAGAGGGATCATCAATTTTGCGGAATTAATGACTGCTAAATTCAACAGTCCTTGCAAAATGACCAATGATGCCAATGCAGCAGCTTTAGGTGAAATGATGTACGGTGCAGCAAGAGGGATGAAAGATTTTATCATGATCACTTTGGGTACAGGCGTAGGAAGCGGAATTGTTTCTGGCGGAAATTTAATTTACGGTCACGACGGTTTTGCAGGAGAATTGGGTCACACGATTGTAAAACCAGGCGGTAGAAAACATTGGAGTACAGGTTCTGAAGGAAGCTTAGAAGCTTATGCTTCGGCGACAGGAATTGCCATCACTGCAAAAAAAATGAGAGCAGAATTTCCGGATTCTATGCTTAATCAATACCCTGAAGAAGCAATTAATTCTAAAACGGTTCACGAATGTGCATTAAAAGAAGATCCTGTAGCGGTTGAGGTTTTCAGATATACCGGTCAGAAATTAGGTGAAGCTTTGGCAAATTTTGTTATGTTTTCTTCACCAGAAGCGATTTTATTATTCGGAGGAGTAATCAAAGCTGGAGATTTCATTTTAAAACCTGCAAAACTTCACATGGAAAGAAACCTTCTTCCTATTTTCAGAAGCAAAGTAAGATTGGTTTTCAGTGAACTTGATGAGGCAGATGCAGCTATTCTTGGTGCAAGTGCTTTGGTTTGGGAAAAATAA
- a CDS encoding SH3 domain-containing protein, which yields MKKNLLLFFGVILIAFTSLYFSRNENNGHKGRCTGSAYCTACSSCSRCGHCGTGGTCGVCSGNSSGRNFSKLGKSIKTTKATPTKHYNNKKENSRKTENIVSKTNVVIVSGATNIFEKPSFQSKVIVSVSKNTKLIRLSKLNSWYKIQVKENGKIGYVYYTDVK from the coding sequence ATGAAAAAAAATTTATTATTATTTTTTGGAGTCATCTTGATCGCTTTCACTTCTCTTTATTTTTCAAGAAATGAAAATAACGGTCATAAGGGACGATGTACCGGTTCTGCGTATTGTACAGCATGTTCAAGTTGTTCCAGATGTGGTCATTGTGGAACGGGAGGAACTTGTGGTGTATGTAGTGGAAACTCGTCGGGAAGAAATTTCTCGAAATTAGGAAAATCAATAAAAACAACAAAAGCAACACCCACAAAGCATTATAATAATAAGAAAGAAAATTCGCGAAAAACAGAGAATATTGTAAGTAAAACCAATGTAGTAATAGTATCTGGTGCAACAAATATTTTTGAAAAGCCCTCTTTCCAATCAAAAGTTATTGTAAGTGTATCTAAAAATACAAAGCTGATTCGACTTTCAAAACTAAATTCTTGGTATAAAATACAAGTAAAAGAAAATGGAAAAATAGGCTATGTTTATTATACGGATGTAAAATGA
- a CDS encoding tetratricopeptide repeat-containing sensor histidine kinase, whose translation MKLSYLIIILLIFYSCKKERTEDKIYQPKRYYQKAKKFANENTSDSAFYYFNLAKNDYLNNYDSVGAGKSLVNMAIIQHNNGDYYGSIETSLEANKLLKNENDSIVKSTLASNYNNMAISSSFLKNYNESVDFYKKALRFSNDDKNRYVYNNNIGDAFILLGKYKEAKKYLEIALLTKDSLTYAKALNNLARAKFLEDKTYNALPELNKALRIRQDKENLEGQNSSFSTLADFYLDKDPEKSLFFAQKLLETAEKINIPEDQINALQRLISLDPLNYLKNFKKLTAINDNTQSARNKAKNQFAVVRYDVEQKNAENQNLKLKDVENKINIIYLSFGLGISALTLIVGYFWNEKRKKSIRQEKEQEKQLEVKNTQLKMSKKVHDVVANGIYQVMTKIENQNDFNKEQALDELEFVYEKSRDISYENPDSHDEKFNEKISKLVASFKNDEINTFTVGNQEETWENVTKSTQTEIYQIIRELLVNMKKHSEANNVVFKFEKINNLININYADNGIGISDELIFKNGLSNTVSRIENINGKITFETKTEKGLKINISFPVS comes from the coding sequence ATGAAGTTAAGTTATCTGATTATAATATTATTAATCTTTTATTCTTGCAAAAAAGAAAGAACAGAAGATAAAATATATCAACCTAAAAGATATTATCAAAAGGCAAAAAAATTTGCAAATGAAAATACCTCAGATTCTGCATTTTATTATTTTAATCTTGCAAAAAATGATTATCTCAATAATTATGACTCAGTTGGAGCAGGAAAATCATTAGTCAATATGGCAATTATTCAACATAATAATGGAGATTATTATGGTAGTATAGAAACCTCATTAGAAGCCAATAAATTATTAAAAAATGAGAACGACAGTATTGTAAAAAGTACTTTAGCTTCCAATTATAATAATATGGCAATTTCTTCATCTTTTTTAAAAAATTATAACGAATCTGTTGATTTTTATAAAAAGGCTTTGCGATTTTCAAATGATGACAAAAATAGATATGTTTATAATAATAATATTGGAGATGCATTCATCCTTTTAGGAAAATATAAGGAAGCAAAAAAATATTTAGAAATAGCGCTTTTAACGAAAGATAGCTTGACCTATGCAAAAGCACTTAATAATTTGGCTAGGGCCAAATTTCTTGAAGATAAAACTTACAACGCATTACCAGAATTGAATAAAGCTTTAAGAATAAGGCAAGACAAAGAAAATTTAGAAGGACAAAATTCAAGTTTTTCAACTTTAGCAGATTTCTATTTGGATAAGGATCCTGAAAAATCATTATTTTTTGCACAGAAACTTTTAGAAACTGCAGAAAAAATAAACATTCCTGAAGATCAGATAAATGCATTACAAAGACTTATCTCTCTTGACCCATTAAATTATTTAAAGAACTTTAAAAAATTAACTGCAATAAACGATAATACGCAATCTGCCAGAAATAAAGCAAAAAATCAATTTGCCGTTGTACGATATGACGTGGAGCAGAAAAATGCTGAAAATCAAAATTTAAAACTTAAAGATGTTGAAAATAAAATTAATATTATATATCTAAGTTTTGGCTTAGGGATTTCAGCTTTAACTTTAATCGTCGGATATTTCTGGAATGAAAAAAGAAAGAAAAGTATTAGACAAGAAAAAGAACAAGAAAAACAGCTTGAGGTAAAGAATACGCAGCTGAAAATGTCCAAAAAAGTACACGACGTAGTAGCCAACGGAATTTATCAGGTGATGACAAAAATTGAAAATCAAAATGATTTCAATAAAGAACAGGCACTTGACGAACTTGAATTTGTTTATGAAAAATCCAGAGATATTTCCTACGAAAATCCTGATTCTCATGATGAAAAATTCAATGAAAAAATCTCAAAACTCGTAGCTTCTTTTAAAAATGATGAGATCAATACCTTTACCGTCGGAAATCAGGAAGAAACTTGGGAAAACGTTACAAAATCTACTCAAACGGAGATTTATCAGATTATCCGTGAGCTTTTGGTAAATATGAAAAAGCATAGTGAAGCCAATAACGTTGTTTTTAAGTTTGAAAAAATAAACAACCTCATCAACATCAACTATGCTGATAACGGAATTGGAATTTCTGATGAATTAATTTTTAAAAATGGTCTATCAAATACGGTTTCCCGTATAGAAAACATCAACGGAAAAATTACTTTTGAAACCAAAACCGAAAAAGGATTGAAGATCAATATTTCATTTCCAGTTTCTTAA
- the msrA gene encoding peptide-methionine (S)-S-oxide reductase MsrA produces MRNFFIILISFFRLIKVLKEKYLNKTINLKMDKNNFQQITFGGGCFWCVESCFNILKGVESAISGYSGGHKDNPTYEEVCTGETGHAEVVQITYDPAIISYEQLMDVFFFLHDPTQLNRQGNDIGTQYRSVIYYKDDAEKAKAEEAIKASQESGRWSGTYVTELTPFEKFWSAEQYHQGYYNENPTQPYCSAVVGPKIQKFKKHFGELGMLETDSQ; encoded by the coding sequence ATGAGAAACTTTTTCATAATTTTGATTTCGTTTTTCAGGCTTATAAAAGTTTTAAAAGAAAAATATTTAAACAAAACAATCAATTTAAAAATGGATAAAAATAATTTTCAGCAAATCACTTTTGGTGGCGGATGTTTTTGGTGCGTAGAAAGCTGTTTTAATATATTGAAAGGAGTAGAATCTGCAATTTCAGGGTATTCCGGTGGTCATAAAGATAATCCGACGTATGAGGAAGTTTGCACAGGTGAAACTGGCCATGCTGAAGTAGTTCAGATTACGTACGATCCTGCAATTATTTCTTATGAGCAATTGATGGATGTATTTTTCTTCCTTCACGACCCTACTCAATTAAACAGACAGGGAAATGATATCGGAACTCAATATCGTTCTGTCATTTATTATAAAGACGATGCTGAAAAAGCAAAAGCTGAAGAAGCCATCAAAGCGTCACAAGAATCAGGAAGATGGTCTGGAACTTATGTAACAGAATTAACACCTTTTGAAAAATTCTGGTCAGCCGAACAATATCATCAAGGATATTATAATGAAAACCCGACACAGCCTTATTGCAGCGCAGTTGTAGGACCAAAAATTCAGAAGTTCAAAAAACATTTCGGAGAATTGGGAATGCTGGAAACAGATTCACAGTAA
- a CDS encoding response regulator: MFKKILISEDHESINFSVQKTLEDLNFDNFEYVYYCDDALAKAQKAIREKKPYDLLITDLYYEEDHHPQKLKDGRELILAIRQEQPDLKIIVFSAEHKSGIIDSLFNDYGINGYVRKARHDSKELKKAITSVYNNENYLSLDLKQEVKKLNNYEFTTYDITLVSLLSQGVLQKNIPVFLQNNNIKPNSLSSIEKKLNTLKEELGISNNEQLVAFCKDLGII, translated from the coding sequence ATGTTTAAAAAAATTCTAATTTCCGAAGACCACGAAAGCATCAATTTTTCAGTACAGAAAACTTTAGAAGATCTCAATTTTGATAATTTTGAGTATGTCTATTATTGTGATGACGCATTGGCAAAAGCACAGAAAGCCATTCGTGAAAAAAAACCTTATGATCTACTCATTACCGATCTTTATTATGAAGAAGATCATCATCCTCAAAAACTAAAAGACGGCCGCGAATTGATTTTGGCAATCCGACAAGAACAGCCCGATTTAAAAATTATTGTATTTTCTGCTGAACACAAATCCGGAATAATCGATTCTCTTTTTAATGATTACGGAATAAACGGTTATGTACGGAAAGCAAGACACGATTCTAAAGAATTGAAAAAAGCAATTACATCAGTTTATAACAATGAAAACTATCTTTCTCTTGATCTGAAACAGGAGGTAAAAAAACTGAATAATTATGAGTTCACAACGTATGATATTACCTTAGTTTCTTTACTTTCTCAAGGCGTTTTACAAAAAAACATTCCGGTATTTCTACAAAACAACAATATAAAACCCAACAGTTTGAGCAGTATTGAAAAGAAACTCAATACTCTGAAAGAAGAGCTGGGAATAAGCAACAACGAGCAATTGGTTGCCTTCTGCAAAGATTTAGGAATTATATAA
- a CDS encoding PH domain-containing protein, with protein MNLKQFLNEEQDPKAVEKLLERINGLLTSQEVVEYIAVQKKPALNLSPDCIALTNRRIIFCRPKTFGLSMDFQDYSWVDVADCHIKEGIIGSTFMMRTTKNFTNMMDYLPKAQARKLYQYAQEIEEQMRGVRREKDLETRRASAGGGITVNNTTPIITPLQQFQQSQPLLIENEDPFALLQKLKGLMENGIISPEEFEDKKNEILSRV; from the coding sequence ATGAATTTAAAACAATTTTTAAATGAAGAACAAGATCCGAAAGCTGTTGAAAAACTTTTGGAAAGAATTAATGGGCTTCTCACATCACAAGAAGTTGTAGAATATATTGCTGTACAAAAGAAACCTGCATTAAACTTATCTCCCGATTGTATTGCTCTTACCAACAGAAGAATAATTTTCTGCCGGCCTAAAACTTTCGGTTTGTCTATGGATTTTCAGGATTATAGTTGGGTAGATGTTGCAGATTGTCATATAAAAGAAGGAATTATTGGTTCTACATTTATGATGCGAACGACAAAAAACTTTACCAACATGATGGATTATCTCCCGAAAGCTCAAGCAAGAAAACTCTATCAATATGCACAAGAAATTGAAGAACAAATGAGAGGAGTAAGAAGAGAGAAAGATTTGGAAACAAGAAGAGCTTCTGCGGGAGGTGGGATAACAGTAAATAATACAACGCCCATAATTACGCCTCTTCAACAATTCCAACAATCTCAACCATTGTTAATAGAAAACGAAGATCCGTTTGCTCTTTTACAAAAACTAAAAGGCTTAATGGAAAACGGAATAATTTCTCCCGAGGAGTTTGAAGACAAAAAAAATGAAATATTATCTAGAGTTTAA